TCCAGCGAATCGCCTTGTGCCCGCGCCAGCCGAGGCGGTTGCGGCCCCACAGCAGCACGCTGAACACCACCCAGGCCAGGCAGGCCAGCAGGGTTTTGTGCACCAGGTGCTGGGCGAACAGGTTCTCGACGAACAGCCAGCCGGAGACCAGCGACAGCGACAGCAGCGTCCAGCCGGCCCAGAGGAAGCCGAACAGCAGGCTTTCCATGGTTTGCAGCGGCGGGAAATTCTTGATCAGCCCGGAGGGGTGCTTGTGCTTGAGCTGGTGGTCCTGCACCAGCAGCAACAAGGCCTGGAACACGGCGATGGTGAACATGCCGTAGGCGAGGATCGACAGCAGGATATGCGCCAGGATGCCGGGTTCTTCGTCGATCACCGGCACCGTGCCGGTGGGTACGAACTGCGCCAGCAGCACGGTCAGCGCTCCCAGCGGGAACAGCAGCACCAGCAGGTTTTCCACCGGAATGCGCGCGCAGGCCAGCAGGGTCAGGGCGATCACCGCGGCGGCGATCAGGCTGGCGGCGCTGAAGAAGTCCAGGCCAAGGCCCACGGGCGTCAACAGGTGGGTCAGGAGGCTGGCGCCATGGGCGAGCAGGGCAAGGATGCCGAGCGAGACCAGCAGGCGCTTGTCCGTCTTGGCGGCCTGGGCCAGACGAGTGCCTTGATAGAGAGTCGCAGCGGCATAGAGAAAGGCGGCGGCGAGGGTGGTTAGCAAGCTGGGTGACAAGGGGAGCATAAATCCTGTTAGGCAAGCCCGAAAGTCGTTGAGTTTGGCATAGAACCGCCATCGCACGAAAGACCGCGCCAGCAGACGGCGGCTGTGCGCCGCGCGCAGTCTTCGCTATAATCCGCGACCTGCCTATGCCCCGACTCACCGAGCACCTCTTCATATATAGGGTCTGGGCCGCCATTACCTCGGTCTACTTAGGGCCTGAAAGGATCGCGCATGTTTGAAAACCTAACCGACCGTCTCTCGCAGACGCTGCGCCATGTCACCGGCAAGGCCAAGCTGACCGAGGACAACATCAAAGACACCCTGCGCGAAGTGCGCATGGCGTTGCTCGAAGCCGACGTCGCCCTGCCGGTGGTCAAGGATTTCGTCAACTCGGTGAAGGAACGCGCGGTCGGCACCGAAGTGTCGCGCAGCCTGACCCCAGGCCAGGCATTCGTGAAGATCGTCCAGGCAGAGCTTGAAAGCCTGATGGGCGCGGCCAACGAAGACCTCAACCTGAGCGCCGTGCCGCCTGCCGTTGTGCTGATGGCCGGTTTGCAGGGTGCCGGTAAGACCACCACCGCCGGCAAGCTCGCGCGCTTCCTCAAAGAGCGCAAGAAGAAGAGCGTGATGGTGGTGTCCGCCGACGTTTATCGTCCGGCGGCGATCAAGCAGCTCGAAACCCTGGCCAACGATATTGGCGTCACCTTCTTCTCGTCCGACCTGAGCCAGAAGCCGGTCGCGATCGCCGAAGCGGCTATTAGAGAAGCCCGTCTCAAGTACATCGACGTGGTCATCGTCGACACCGCCGGTCGCCTGCACGTCGATGCCGACATGATGCAAGAGATTCAGGCGCTGCACGCGGCGGTCAAGCCGGTGGAAACCCTGTTCGTGGTCGACGCCATGACCGGCCAGGACGCGGCCAACACGGCCAAGGCCTTTGGCGACGCGCTGCCGCTGACCGGCGTGGTGCTGACCAAGGTCGACGGCGACGCCCGTGGCGGTGCGGCGCTGTCGGTTCGGGCGATTACCGGCAAGCCGATCAAGTTCATCGGCATGGGCGAGAAGACCGAAGCCCTCGAGCCGTTCCACCCCGAGCGTATCGCTTCGCGAATCCTGGGCATGGGCGACGTGCTCAGCCTGATCGAGCAGGCCGAACAGACCCTCGACAAGGAAAAGGCCGACAAGCTGGCCAAGAAGCTGAAGAAGGGCAAGGGCTTCGACCTCGAAGACTTCCGCGATCAGCTGCAACAGATGAAGAACATGGGCGGCCTCGGCGGCCTGATGGACAAGCTGCCGAACATCGGCGGGGTGAACCTGGCGCAAATGGGCAATGCCCAGGGCGCGGCCGAGAAGCAGTTCAAGCAGATGGAAGCCATCATCAACTCCATGACCCCGGCCGAGCGTCGCGATCCCGAGCTGATCAGCGGTTCGCGCAAGCGCCGGATCGCCATGGGGTCCGGCACCCAGGTGCAGGACATCGGTCGTTTGATCAAGCAGCACAAGCAGATGCAGAAGATGATGAAGAAATTCTCCGCCAAGGGCGGAATGGCGAAAATGATGCGCGGCCTGGGCGGCATGATGCCCGGCGGCGGCATGCCGAAGATCTGAAGAATCCGCGCCGGCAGCCATGCCGGCGTTTTTTCCACGGGGACGTGGAATCCCGGGCAGACCCTCGATTGGGGCGCGCCCACTGGCTGTCGCTTGCGACGGCTCCATGGCAAATCTGAGTGGCGGCCGATGGGCGCCGGAAAAAGTCATTTGCAAAAGTCCGGATATTCCTTAGAATATGCGGCCTTTCGGGCACCCATGCCCGCTGTGCATTTAGATTTGCAGCACCGACTACAGGAACGATGTTCACATGCTAACAATCCGTCTTGCCCTTGGCGGCTCCAAAAAGCGCCCGTTTTACCACTTGACCGTGACCGACAGCCGCAACCCACGCGACGGTTCGCACAAGGAACAAGTTGGCTTCTTCAACCCGATCGCTCGTGGTCAAGAAGTCCGTCTGTCCGTGAACCAAGAGCGCGTAGCCTACTGGCTGAGCGTTGGTGCACAACCATCTGAGCGTGTTGCTCAGCTGTTGAAGGAATCGGCTAAGGCTGCAGCCTGAACCCTATGAACGCGACGCCTGCTCCTGCTGATGATTTGATCGTCATTGGCAAAATCTACTCTGTTCATGGCGTTCGCGGCGAAGTGAAGGTTTATTCCTTTACTGATCCGATTAAAAACCTGTTGGACTACAAAACCTGGACGCTCAAGCGCGAAGGTAGCGTGAAACAGGTTGAGCTGGTCAGCGGACGCGGGAACGAAAAGTTCCTGGTCGCAAAGCTCAAGGGTCTCGATGATCGTGAAGAAGCGCGTCTTCTGGCCGGTTATGAGATCTGCGTGCCGCGCAACCTGTTCCCTGAACTGACCGACGGCGAGTACTACTGGTACCAGCTGCAAGGTCTCAAGGTCATCGACACTCAAGGGCAACTGCTCGGGAAGATCGATCACCTGCTGGAGACCGGCTCGAACGATGTAATGGTGGTCAAGCCTTGCGCTGGCAGCCTGGATGATCGCGAACGCCTGTTGCCCTATACCGAGCACTGCGTGTTGGCCGTCGACCTGGCAGCGGGCGAGATGAAGGTGGATTGGGACGCGGATTTCTGAACGTGGCTAGCCTGCGCGTAGAAGTGATCAGTCTGTTTCCCGAGATGTTTTCCGCCATCAGCGACTACGGCATAACCAGCCGCGCGGTGAAACAGGGGCTCTTGCAACTGACCTGTTGGAATCCGCGAGACTACACCACGGATCGACATCACACTGTGGACGATCGCCCATTTGGCGGTGGCCCGGGCATGGTGATGAAGATCAAGCCCCTGGAAGATGCGCTGGTTCAGGCCAGGCAGGCCGCCGGGGAGGGTGCGAAGGTGATCTACCTGTCGCCCCAAGGCCGCAGACTGACTCAGTCGGCGGTACGCGAATTGGCGAATGAGGATGCATTGATCCTGATTGCTGGTCGTTATGAAGGCATCGACGAGCGTTTTATCGAGGCTCATGTCGATGAAGAGTGGTCGATTGGCGACTATGTACTCTCCGGTGGCGAGCTGCCGGCGATGGTCCTGATCGATGCGGTTACGCGACTGCTGCCTGGAGCTTTAGGGCATGTGGATTCCGCGGAGGAAGATTCCTTCACGGATGGTCTGCTGGATTGCCCGCATTACACCCGACCGGAGGTGTATGCGGATCAGCGTGTTCCCGACGTGTTGCTGAGTGGCAATCACGCACACATCCGGCGTTGGCGTTTGCAGCAGTCCCTTGGTCGGACCTACGAACGACGCGCCGATCTTCTGGAAAGCCGCTCGCTTTCTGGAGAAGAGAAGAAGCTGCTCGAGGAATACATCCGCGAGCGGGACGATAGTTAACAACGTATCGATGGTAGATCCGACGATTTACCTTAGGAGCACAGCATGACCAACAAAATCATCCTTGCACTCGAAGCAGAGCAGATGACCAAAGAGATCCCAGCCTTTGCCCCGGGCGACACCATTGTCGTTCAGGTGAAAGTGAAGGAAGGCGATCGTTCCCGTCTGCAAGCGTTCGAAGGCGTTGTCATCGCCAAGCGTAACCGCGGCGTGAACAGTGCATTCACCGTTCGTAAAATCTCCAACGGTGTTGGCGTAGAGCGTACTTTCCAGACCTACAGCCCGCAGATCGACAGCATGGCTGTCAAGCGTCGCGGCGACGTACGCAAAGCCAAGCTGTACTACCTGCGCGACCTGTCGGGTAAAGCAGCTCGCATCAAGGAAAAACTGGCCTGAGTCCAGCTTCCGATGCAGAAAAAAGCAGCCTACGGGCTGCTTTTTTGTTGCCGGTCATTTATCCCCGAATTGTGTTTCAGGCAGTAGAACCATGAGCCCCCGCGAGCAAGAAATCCAACGCCGGACCGAGCTGTCGGTCACCCGCGTGACCAAGGCGGTGTTCCCGTCGACCACCAATCACCACAACACCCTGTTCGGCGGCACGGCGCTGGCTTGGATGGACGAAGTGTCGTTCATCGCCGCGACCCGCTTCTGCCGGCTGCCGCTGGTCACCGTGTCCACCGACCGGATCGATTTCAATCACCCGATTGCCGCGGGCTCCATCGTCGAGCTGGTCGGACGGGTGGTGAAGGTCGGCAACACCAGCCTCAAGGTCGAGGTCGAGGTGTTTGTCGAGAGCATGAGCTGCGACGGGCGGGAAAAGGCCATTCACGGCCTGTTCAGCTTTGTCGCCATCGATGACGACAAGCGTCCGGTGCCGGTATTGCCGGGCTTCGCCGACTGATAGCGAGCAGCCCGCTCGTAGGGGCGAGCCTGCTCGCGATACCCTTCAACCCGCCGCCGTCTCCTTCTGGATCAACGCCACCAGGGTCCAGCCCGCCGTGGGCTTGAGGGTGCCGTCCGGCGTCACGACATGCACCCAGCCGCTGTTGTCGCGGGCGAACAGCAGGGTCGCCCGCTCGCCATGCAGGGCCTGGTAATCCTCCCAGCCAAAACCCTCGGTCAGGTTGGTGCTGTACAGCTCCGCGCCCTGGCCCAGCAGGCTGGCCAGCTTGCTGTAGGACAGGGCGTCGCTGCCCAGCAGTTGCCCGCGGTGTTCATGGCTGGCGCGATGCTTGTCGGTGCGGCGGCTTTCCTGGCTGTTGGCCAGGGCGAACAGGCGCTGATGGCTGAAGTCGTGACGAAAGCGCATGGCCGCCAAGGTGTTCAGCTCGCCCGAGGGCGACAGCGCCAGCAGATGGCCAAGCCCTACCAGGTCCAGATGAGCGTCGGCATGTTGTGAGGCGGGGTTGCCGAAATAGGTCGGCAGGCCGTCCATGCGCGCGGCGCGGATGTTTTCCCAGCTCGAATCGGTCAGCAGCACGCGGCTGCCCAATTGTTGCAGTGCCTTGCCGATGGCCCGCGCCGGGGCATTGGCGCCGACGATCAGGAAGCCGCTCGGCGCCGGCTCCGCGACCTTCAGCAGGCGCGCCAGCGGTCGTGCGGTGGCGCTTTGCAGGACCACGGTGCCGATGATCACGGCAAAGGTCAGCGGCACCAGCAGCAGCGCGCCTTCATGGCCGGCCTGGTCCAGGCGGATGGCGAAGATCGCCGAGACCGCCGCCGCGACAATGCCCCGTGGCGCGATCCAGGCCAGCAGGGCCCGTTCGCGCCAACTCAGGTTCGAGCCGGCGGTGGACAGCAGCACATTCAATGGCCGGGCGATGAACTGGATCACCAGCAGCAGGATCAGCACCAGCGGCCCCAGGGCGATCAGGGCGTTGAGGTCCAGGCGCGCCGCCAGCAGGATGAACAGGCCGGAAATCAGCAGCACGCTGAGGTTTTCCTTGAAATGCAGGATGTGCCGCACATCGACATCCTTCATGTTGGCCATCCACATGCCCATCAAGGTCACGGCCAGCAGCCCGGACTCATGCATCACCTGGTTGGCGCCGATGAAAATGCCCAGTACCGAGGCCAGCGTGGCCAGGTTGTGCAGGTACTCTGGCAGCCACTGGCGGCGCATGACGTTGCCCAGCACCCAGCCGCCGACGACGCCGAACAGGCTGCCGCAGAGGATCACGCCGCCGAAGGTCAGCAGGCTGTGCTGCAAGCCCTGGCCTTCGGCGCTGGCGATGATGAAGCTGTAGACCACCACCGCCAGCAGGGCGCCGATCGGGTCGATGACGATGCCTTCCCAGCGCAGGATGTTGGCGATCGAGGCCTTGGGCCGGACCACCCGCAGCATCGGCACGATCACGGTGGGGCCGGTGACCAGGGTCAGGGTGCCGAACAGCAGCGCCAGCAGCCAGTCGAACCCCAGCAGCCAGTGCGTGGCCAGGGTGATCACCGCCCAGGTCGAGAGTGCGCCGACGGTCACCAGGCGATGCACCACCTTGCCGATCTCGCGCCATTCCGAGAGGTGCAGGGTCAGGCTGCCCTCGAACAGGATCAGCGCCACCGCCAGGGATACCAGGGGCATCAGCAGCGGGCCGAACAGCTCCTGCGGGTCGAGCCAGCCCAGGACCGGGCCGGCGAGAATGCCGCTCAACAGCAGGAACAGAATGGCCGGCAGTTTCAGGCGCCAGGCCAGCCACTGGCAGCCCACCGCCGCCACGCCGATGCCGCCAAAGGCCAACAGAATCTGTTGTTCGTTCATTGAAGCTCCCTGTTCCTTGAAATGGCTGGCTATGAAAGACTAGCGACCCCGCCCACAGTTCACTATTTTTTTGGCCCGCTCCAGGGCCGTGCCTTTCGAGTTTTTATGCCTGCCATCGACCATCCCCTGATTGACCGTTTCCTTGATGCGCTGTGGCTGGAAAAGGGCCTTTCGGACAACACCCGGGAGGCCTATCGCAGCGACCTGGCGCTGTTCAACGGCTGGTTGCAGGAGCGCGGGCTGGAACTGTCGGGGGTGGGGCGCGAGCCGATTCTCGACCACCTCGCCTGGCGGGTGGAGCAGGCCTACAAACCGCGTTCGACGGCGCGTTTTCTGTCTGGCGTGCGTGGCTTCTATCGCTACCTGCTGCGGGAAAAGCTGATCGCCGTGGACCCCACTCTGCAAGTCGACATGCCGCAACTGGGGCGGCCGTTGCCCAAGTCCCTGTCGGAAGCGGATGTCGAGGCCCTGCTGGCCGCCCCGGACCTGAGCGAGGCCATCGGCCAGCGCGATCGGGCGATGCTCGAAGTCCTGTATGCCTGCGGTTTGCGCGTCACCGAGCTGATCAGCCTGACTCTGGAGCAGGTCAATCTGCGCCAGGGCGTATTGCGGGTGATGGGCAAGGGCAGCAAGGAGCGCCTGGTGCCGATGGGGGAGGAGGCGATCGTCTGGGTCGAGCGCTACCTGCGCGATGGCCGTGGCGAGCTGCTCGGCGGGCGCCCCAGCGATGTGCTGTTCCCCAGCCAGCGCGGCGAGCAGATGACCCGCCAGACCTTCTGGCATCGGATCAAGCACCAGGCGAAGGTCGCCGGGATCGGCAAGTCGTTGTCGCCACATACCCTGCGACACGCCTTCGCCACCCACCTGCTGAACCATGGCGCCGACCTGCGGGTGGTGCAGATGCTGCTCGGCCATAGCGACCTGTCGACCACGCAGATCTATACCCATGTCGCCCGCGCCCGCCTGCAGGACCTGCACGCCAAGCACCATCCGCGCGGCTGAAACCTCGTCGGCCCCCGCAATTACAGGACACGACGCCCCCGTAGCCGCTGCCGAGCCCCAGCGAGGCTGCGATCGGCCACGCAGTGGCCGCAAAGCCTTAATCCCCGATCCCTCAGGAAAAAAAACGCTGGCCGATCCAACGCCTGCTTCCGCGAAATTCCACCCAAGCCGGTCGCCGCCTCGCCGGCCCCCGGCTCAGCGGGAGCCCGCCAGGCGGGCCTTATGTGATAGGCTTTGCCGGTTCACAAAGTGGGCCGTTATGACCCGGTGTTCCATACGGGCGTTCTGACCGTCCATTTGTCCGCCTTCAGGAGTTCCCATGCGCGTGACCCAGATTTTCGCCGCCGCAGCCATTGCGTTGGTCAGTACCTTTGCCGTGGCCGATGACGCCGCCGAAAAAGCGATTCGTAAAAGCCTCCAGGGCCTGCAACTCGAAGTGCCGGTGGAAAGCATCAGCGCCAGCCCGTTGCCCGGCCTGTATGAAGTCAAGCTCAAGGGCAGCCGCGTGCTCTACGCCAGCGCCGACGGCCAGTTCGTGATGCAGGGCTACCTGTTCCAGCTCAAGGACGGCAAGCCGGTCAACCTGACCGAGAAGACCGAGCGCCTGGGCATCGCCAAGCTGATCAACGGCATTCCGGTCGCTGAGACCGTGGTTTACCCGGCCGTTGGCGAAACCAAGACCCACATCACCGTCTTCACCGACACCACGTGCCCGTACTGCCACAAGCTGCACGCCGAAGTGCCCGAGCTGAACAAGATGGGCGTGGAAGTGCGGTATGTCGCCTTCCCGCGCCAGGGCCTGGGTTCGCCGGGCGATGAGCAGTTGCAGGCGGTCTGGTGTTCGACCGACAAGAAAGCGGCCATGGACAAGATGGTCGACGGCAAGGAAATCAAGGCGGCCAAGTGCGCCAACCCGGTTTCCAAGCAATTCGCCCTGGGCCAGTCGATCGGGGTGAACGGTACGCCGGCCATCGTTTTGGCCGACGGCCAAGTTATTCCGGGCTACCAGCCTGCGCCACAAGTCGCCAAACTGGCGCTGGGCGCGAAATAATCCTGCGTCGTCGAGACTTTGACGACCATGGCGCGGCGGTTGTGGCCGGCGCGTCATTAATAGAGAGCCGCGTGGTTGGCGGCTGTTTTCCACGGCCGACCTAGTGTCGGCCGTTTCATGGGGAGTTCAGAGTGAATCCGGTCAAAGTGGGCATCTGTGGGCTGGGTACCGTCGGTGGCGGTACCTTCAATGTACTTCAGCGTAACGCCGAGGAAATTGCTCGTCGTGCCGGGCGTGGAATCGAAGTGGCACAAATTGCCATGCGCACGCCAAAGCCTCAGTTCCAAACGACCGGTATTGCGATTACCAACGATGTGTTCGAAGTGGCCACGAACCCTGAGATCGACATCGTCATAGAGCTGATGGGCGGCTATACCGTTGCCCGCGAGCTGGTACTCAAGGCCATCGAACATGGCAAGCATGTGGTCACCGCCAACAAGGCGCTCATCGCGGTACACGGTAACGAAATTTTCGCCAAGGCTCGTGAGAAGGGCGTGATCGTCGCGTTCGAAGCCGCCGTGGCCGGCGGCATTCCTGTCATCAAGGCGATCCGCGAAGGCCTGTCGGCCAACCGCATCAACTGGGTGGCCGGGATCATCAACGGTACGGGCAACTTCATCCTCACCGAAATGCGCGAGAAGGGTCGCACCTTCGAGGACGTGCTGGTCGAGGCCCAGGCCCTGGGTTACGCCGAGGCCGACCCGACCTTCGACGTCGAAGGCATCGACGCCGCGCACAAGCTGACCATCCTGGCGTCCATCGCCTTTGGCATCCCGCTGCAGTTCGACAAGGCCTACACCGAAGGCATCACCAAGCTGACCACCGCCGACGTGAACTATGCCGAGGCCCTGGGCTATCGGATCAAGCACCTAGGCGTGGCCCGCCGCACCGAGGCCGGCATCGAGCTGCGCGTGCACCCGACGCTGATCCCGGCCGATCGCCTGATCGCCAACGTCAACGGCGTGTTCAACGCGGTGATGGTCAACGGCGACGCCGTCGGCTCCACCCTGTACTACGGCGCCGGCGCCGGCATGGAGCCGACCGCTTCGTCGGTGATCGCCGACCTGGTGGATGTGGTGCGCGCCATGACCAGCGACCCGGAAAACCGCGTGCCGCACCTGGCCTTCCAGCCGGACTCGCTGTCGGCCCATCCGATCCTGCCGATCGATGCCTGCGAAAGCGCCTACTACCTGCGGATCCAGGCCAAGGATCATCCGGGTGTGCTGGCCCAGGTGGCGAGCATCCTGTCGGAGCGCGGCATCAACATCGAGTCGATCATGCAGAAAGAGGTCGAGGAACACGACGGCCTGGTGCCGATGATCCTGCTGACCCACCGGGTGGTGGAGCAGCGCATCAACGATGCGATCACCGCGCTGGAAGCCCTGCAGGGCGTGGTCGGCCCCGTCATGCGGATCCGCGTCGAGCACCTGAACTAATCCTTCGTCGCGGGAGCCCCGGCGGCTCCTGCCTGAGAACCCTTTTAAGGAGCCAGTCATGCGTTACATCAGCACCCGCGGCCAGGCACCGGCCCTGAATTTCGAAGACGTCCTGCTGGCCGGCCTGGCCAGCGACGGCGGCCTGTATGTGCCGGAAAACCTGCCGCGTTTCACCCAGGAAGAAATCGCTTCCTGGGCCGGCCTGCCGTACCACGAGCTGGCCTTCCGGGTCATGCGCCCGTTCGTCGCCGGCAGCATTCCGGACGCCGATTTCAAAAAGATCCTCGAAGAAACCTACGGCGTGTTCTCGCACAACGCCGTGGCGCCGCTGCGCCAGTTGAACGGCAATGAATGGGTGATGGAGCTGTTCCACGGCCCGACCCTGGCGTTCAAGGACTTCGCCCTGCAACTGCTCGGCCGCCTGCTCGACTATGTGCTGGAAAAGCGCGGCGAGCGCGTGGTGATCGTCGGTGCCACCTCCGGCGATACCGGCTCGGCGGCCATCGAAGGCTGCAAGCGTTGCGACAACGTCGACATCTTCATCCTGCACCCGCACAACCGGGTGTCCGAAGTGCAGCGCCGGCAGATGACCACCATCCTCGGCGAGAACATCCACAACATCGCCATCGAAGGCAACTTCGACGACTGCCAGGAAATGGTCAAGGCCAGCTTCGCCGACCAGGGTTTCCTCAAGGGCACGCGCCTGGTGGCGGTGAACTCGATCAACTGGGCGCGGATCATGGCCCAGATCGTCTACTACTTCCACGCGGCGCTGCAGCTGGGCGGCCCGGCGCGCTCGGTGGCGTTCTCGGTGCCGACCGGCAACTTCGGCGACATTTTCGCCGGTTACCTGGCGCGCAACATGGGCCTGCCGATCAACCAGCTGATCGTCGCCACCAACCGCAACGACATCCTGCACCGCTTCATGAGCGGCAACCAGTACGTCAAGGAAACCCTGCACGCGACCCTGTCGCCGTCGATGGACATCATGGTCTCGTCGAACTTCGAGCGCCTGCTGTTCGACCTGCACGGCCGCAATGGCGCCGCGCTGGCCGAGCTGATGGACACCTTCAAGCAAGGTGGCGGTTTCAGCGTCGAGCAGGAGCGCTGGACCGAGGCCCGCAAGCTGTTCGACTCCCTGGCCGTGGACGACGCGCAGACCTGCGAGACCATCGCCGAAGTCTTCGCCCAGACCGGCGAAGTGCTCGATCCGCACACCGCGATCGGCGTCAAGGCCGCCCGTGAGTGCCGTCGCAGCCTGGACATCCCGATGGTGGTGCTGGGCACCGCGCACCCGGTGAAGTTCCCGGATGCGGTGGAGCAGGCCGGAGTCGGCAAGGCCCTGGCGTTGCCGGCGCACCTGGCCGACCTGTTCGAGCGCGAAGAGCGTTGCACCGTCCTGGCCAACGACCTGAAGGCGGTCCAGGCCTTCGTCAGCCAGCATGGCAATCGCGGCAAGCCGCTCTGATCGACTGACCCCCGATCGACCCCAAGGCCCGTCTCCGACGGGCCTTGTCTTTTCAGGCACAGGCTGTTTTCGCGGCGCGTAGCAAGGACAGGGCGCTGCCGCCATGGAGATCACTCACAGGATGGTTATGTCGTTGCGCCCGGTTTTTCGTTCACTGCTGCCGCTGGTCTTGCTGTTCCTGGTTCCAGGCCTGGAGGCGGCGCAGAACCTGCCTTTCAAACTGGTGCCGGCGTTCGTCGAGTTGTCGCCGCTGGCCCTGGAGACGGCCGAACGCCAGTGGCTGGAGGGCCGTGGCCAGTTGAGAGTGGGTATCTCGATCGACGACTATCAGCCGATCGATATCACCCGCGATCGCAACCGCTATCAGGGCATCAGCGCCGATTACCTGAGCCTGGTCGGCGAGCGCCTGGGCGTGTCGCTGGAGGTCCTGGGGTTCTCCGAGCGGGAGCAGGCGGTGGAGGCCCTGCGCAGTGGCGCGATCGATATCCTGACCAGCGCCAACGGCTATGAACGCGGGGTCCCGGGGCTGCATTTTTCCAGCGACTACATGCCCGACCGGGCCGTCGTGGTGGTGCGCAGGGACGCAGGCGAAGTCGCCGAGGACCTGGCCGGCAAGAAGGTGGTGCTGCTGGAGGGCTACGCGGACGCGAAGATCGCCCACGAGGCCTATCCCCATGCCCAGATCATGTTGTCGCCCAATCTCTACAGCGGCCTGGAAGCCTTGAGCCAGGGAGATGCCGATGCCTTTATCGGCAATGAGCTGATCGTGCGGGCCTACAAGGCCTTGCGGCCCTACCTGGGCCTGCAGGTGCGCACGGAAAGCCGGCTGCCGCCCGTGGGCTTCGCCTTCGCCACGCGACAGACCGACCCGTTGCTGGGCCGCATGCTCGAACGGGCGTTGCGCAGCATCGACGACTCCACCCATCGGGAGATCCTGGCGCGCTGGACCACCGGCCTGGGGGCCAGCACCAGTACCGAACGGATCGAGCTGAGCGAGGAAGAGCGCGCCTGGCTGCTCGAGCATCAGCATGTGGCGGTGGCGTCGCAACAGTTCCCGCCCTACATGTTCAAGGACAAGGACGGCCAGTGGGTCGGGTTGAACATCGATCTGCTCAATCGGATTTCGAGCATGACCGGCCTGCAGTTCGTCCAGGAGGAAACGTTTTCCACGGCGCATACCCTGGACCTCTTGCTCAAGGGCCAGGCGCAGATGAGCACCACGCTATCGGCCAATGACGAGCGCTGTGGTTTCCTCGACTTCACCCATGCCTTCGGCGGTTCGGCCTGGGTGTTCGTGGTGCGCCCCGAGGACTTCCAGATCGGCAGTTTCCGGCAACTGACAGGCAAGGTGCTGGCGCTGCCGGCC
This portion of the Pseudomonas sp. MRSN 12121 genome encodes:
- the xerD gene encoding site-specific tyrosine recombinase XerD, coding for MPAIDHPLIDRFLDALWLEKGLSDNTREAYRSDLALFNGWLQERGLELSGVGREPILDHLAWRVEQAYKPRSTARFLSGVRGFYRYLLREKLIAVDPTLQVDMPQLGRPLPKSLSEADVEALLAAPDLSEAIGQRDRAMLEVLYACGLRVTELISLTLEQVNLRQGVLRVMGKGSKERLVPMGEEAIVWVERYLRDGRGELLGGRPSDVLFPSQRGEQMTRQTFWHRIKHQAKVAGIGKSLSPHTLRHAFATHLLNHGADLRVVQMLLGHSDLSTTQIYTHVARARLQDLHAKHHPRG
- a CDS encoding thioredoxin fold domain-containing protein, giving the protein MRVTQIFAAAAIALVSTFAVADDAAEKAIRKSLQGLQLEVPVESISASPLPGLYEVKLKGSRVLYASADGQFVMQGYLFQLKDGKPVNLTEKTERLGIAKLINGIPVAETVVYPAVGETKTHITVFTDTTCPYCHKLHAEVPELNKMGVEVRYVAFPRQGLGSPGDEQLQAVWCSTDKKAAMDKMVDGKEIKAAKCANPVSKQFALGQSIGVNGTPAIVLADGQVIPGYQPAPQVAKLALGAK
- a CDS encoding homoserine dehydrogenase: MNPVKVGICGLGTVGGGTFNVLQRNAEEIARRAGRGIEVAQIAMRTPKPQFQTTGIAITNDVFEVATNPEIDIVIELMGGYTVARELVLKAIEHGKHVVTANKALIAVHGNEIFAKAREKGVIVAFEAAVAGGIPVIKAIREGLSANRINWVAGIINGTGNFILTEMREKGRTFEDVLVEAQALGYAEADPTFDVEGIDAAHKLTILASIAFGIPLQFDKAYTEGITKLTTADVNYAEALGYRIKHLGVARRTEAGIELRVHPTLIPADRLIANVNGVFNAVMVNGDAVGSTLYYGAGAGMEPTASSVIADLVDVVRAMTSDPENRVPHLAFQPDSLSAHPILPIDACESAYYLRIQAKDHPGVLAQVASILSERGINIESIMQKEVEEHDGLVPMILLTHRVVEQRINDAITALEALQGVVGPVMRIRVEHLN
- the thrC gene encoding threonine synthase, which translates into the protein MRYISTRGQAPALNFEDVLLAGLASDGGLYVPENLPRFTQEEIASWAGLPYHELAFRVMRPFVAGSIPDADFKKILEETYGVFSHNAVAPLRQLNGNEWVMELFHGPTLAFKDFALQLLGRLLDYVLEKRGERVVIVGATSGDTGSAAIEGCKRCDNVDIFILHPHNRVSEVQRRQMTTILGENIHNIAIEGNFDDCQEMVKASFADQGFLKGTRLVAVNSINWARIMAQIVYYFHAALQLGGPARSVAFSVPTGNFGDIFAGYLARNMGLPINQLIVATNRNDILHRFMSGNQYVKETLHATLSPSMDIMVSSNFERLLFDLHGRNGAALAELMDTFKQGGGFSVEQERWTEARKLFDSLAVDDAQTCETIAEVFAQTGEVLDPHTAIGVKAARECRRSLDIPMVVLGTAHPVKFPDAVEQAGVGKALALPAHLADLFEREERCTVLANDLKAVQAFVSQHGNRGKPL